One segment of Phalacrocorax carbo chromosome 24, bPhaCar2.1, whole genome shotgun sequence DNA contains the following:
- the ADRA2B gene encoding alpha-2B adrenergic receptor, translating to MEGPEGGYSVQATAAITAAITFLVLFTITGNVLVIMAVLSSRSLRAPQNLFLVSLAAADILVATLIIPFSLANELLGYWYFEKTWCEIYLALDVLFCTSSIVHLCAISLDRYWSVSRAIEYNAKRTPRRIKCSILIVWTIAAVISLPPLVYKGEKKAVEGERPQCKLNEEAWYVLSSSVGSFFAPCLIMILVYLRIYLIAKRRHCSRPASAKPSGSVPPSVTPPAGADPPGTCPPADRTSLLSPEEPPTSSNPGAGTSPQPRGRPRDTLATGTGRVVLAHRPPALNPWRRKTQINREKRFTFVLAVVIGVFVLCWFPFFFLYSLGALCPRRCKVPDGVFQFFFWIGYCNSSLNPVIYTVFNQDFRKAFRRLLCRRRAPTPW from the coding sequence ATGGAGGGCCCCGAGGGCGGTTACTCGGTGCAAGCCACTGCCGCCATCACCGCCGCCATCACCTTCCTGGTGCTCTTCACCATCACGGGCAACGTGCTGGTGATCATGGCCGTGCTGAGCAGCCGCTCGCTGCgggcaccccaaaacctctTCCTGGTGTCGTTGGCGGCCGCTGACATCTTGGTCGCCACCCTCATCATCCCCTTCTCCTTGGCTAACGAGCTCCTGGGCTACTGGTACTTCGAGAAGACGTGGTGCGAGATCTACCTGGCTTTGGACGTGCTCTTCTGCACCTCGTCCATCGTCCACCTCTGCGCCATCAGCCTGGACCGTTACTGGTCGGTCAGCCGCGCCATCGAGTACAACGCCAAGCGGACGCCGCGGCGCATCAAGTGCAGCATCCTCATCGTCTGGACCATCGCCGCCGTCATCTCCCTCCCGCCCTTGGTCTACAAGGGGGAGAAGAAGGCGGTGGAGGGGGAGAGGCCACAGTGCAAGCTCAACGAGGAGGCCTGGTACGTCCTCTCCTCCAGCGTCGGCTCCTTCTTTGCCCCGTGTCTCATCATGATCCTCGTCTACCTGCGCATCTACCTGATCGCCAAACGCCGCCACTGCTCCCGCCCTGCCAGCGCCAAACCGTCGGGGTCGGTGCCACCGAGCGTCACCCCCCCGGCCGGCGCGGACCCCCCGGGGACCTGCCCACCGGCGGACAGGACCTCGCTGCTGAGCCCCGAGGAGCCCCCCACGTCCTCCAACCCCGGGGCGGGGACGTCGCCGCAGCCCAGGGGACGCCCCAGGGACACCTTGGCCACCGGGACGGGGCGGGTGGTGTTGGCACATCGGCCGCCGGCGCTGAACCCTTGGAGGAGGAAGACTCAGATCAACCGGGAGAAGCGTTTCACCTTCGTCTTGGCCGTGGTCATCGGCGTCTTCGTCCTCTGCTGGTTCCCGTTCTTCTTCCTCTACAGCCTGGGCGCGCTCTGTCCCCGGCGCTGCAAGGTCCCCGACGGCGTCTTCCAGTTCTTCTTCTGGATCGGTTACTGCAACAGCTCCCTCAACCCCGTCATCTACACCGTCTTCAACCAGGACTTCCGCAAGGCTTTCCGGCGCCTCCTCTGCCGCCGCCGAGCCCCGACGCCCTGGTGA